One Rosettibacter firmus genomic window carries:
- the sprA gene encoding cell surface protein SprA: MASNSPIYNLPAKPEEELFNQYLSFINSKLLMPDSTTATKPVIGKDTLQLKLSKADSIKYKAKQDSIRRIDSLSADSTARLKYFRAAREDYYVVPFRPKRQSPFFVYPSSATLIRTVELDSTGTKVIIKEKIGGQEAKIFLEMPLEEYIKLRLDVITRDNWEQLGYQYKLKDTKKDLSQLITDITNIEIPLPSTSLFSIFGPPKINIKIAGAVDIHGAWRNETTEGITTSALGNTRNEPDFKQQVQINLNGTIGDKLNLSADWNTERTFQYENQLKIKYTGYEDEIIQSIEAGNVSLQTSPLVGGSEALFGIKAQMKMGPFSLTALASQKKGEVQEVAVTGGAKSQQFQIRAYDYSPNHFFIHEIYADPRLNVFNNYYGNSVPIVIDSIRVKDIEVWKTITGLVNPNERKGNAYIDLPRRTKNQRYDNLRNTDEQTVPGIKEIDRRWILLQQDVDYVIHKETGFISFKTQIQDQDAIAVAYRIEGPTSSPDDDIYYGEFIQDVAADSSARIVLKLIKPPNLQPQFKKAWKLQLRNIYPIGGRDVKEEGFTLDIRYQFEGSEPQSDYSGIKLIQAFGLDNTDKSGTGGPDGAFDFLPGRTIFPQTGEIVFPVLEPFGRDFPKNLPDSLKYQAVYDTTVTFAKQDRAKDKFIITGEYSAAVTSSYNIGFNVVENSVKVILNGNQLKEGIDYTVDYNIGQVIIRKPEALVPGADLRITYEQNDLFQLASKTLVGLRGLYEFNRETTLGFSFFNLNQQTLSDKVRIGEEPLNNSMFGIDFKTNMQLPFLTKALDKVISTSAASSLNLNAEYAYISPDPNTKKSTIESDEGKSIAYIDDFEGAKRTIPLGMQYGSWKDISVPVNIPYLEGMSELQKINYKAKAYWFNRLPSDVTIRDLYGDRKQAPPDQNLITALDLVYLPDQPGYYNWYPDLSDTKKNWAGIMKVLSSTANNLIEENIQFIEFWLKVENAPPDLKLNIDLGQISEDVIPNGKLDTEDKNFNDLVDQGEDTGMDGLKDSEEPGYDAINNPDPSHDNYDFKLTANADYSKINGTEGNAVSIDLGRLPDTEDLNHNFTLDKVNSYFHYEVPVDTNKQVNPFVQGGGGNSGWYLFRVPLKDFIKKVGDPSFSVVEFIRFWISGSNQPVHLRFAEMNLVGNQWQKVLDPPTSTKINKVTIDDTVLTVSVVNIEDNPEYHSPPGVHRERDRSQPDYQIYKNEQSLELILKNLEDGDKREVVRYLYKPLDVFNYKQMKLFVHTDENVFPGSVSYYKDNNDYAAEVYIRFGSDTSNFYEYRQPLRPSEKPEYRNWNEVKIVFSELTAIKQRRDTSQLKQLYTVPVEGKEGHTYGIRGNPSLTRITFFIIGIINPSNKGTPGQKISGTVWINELRVLEADDTPGWAYNASGSLAFADLMRVNFNISRSNPFFHRLNDRFGTRDEKLSWGLSVDLDLLKLIPLNLAGSNFRISYSRNEQTIDPLFKPGTDIKVTEAQNQLRKFLTENNYDPAFIEDSVQSIKREAQTLNFSETWAIPNVRIKIPTEKWYIRDIINNLTFGFNYNRTSGSSPTVLQSNGWVWNASIGYSVNLSRDLYFKPVDIPLIGDIVDLFKDYRDVKVYFLPQSFNASINAQRRRNFILNRTLANKPNIQRDFTASRSAGFNWSITEGGLLNLSLAYNFDVQSTLTYLWVVDEVERNESDIWRDIFRKNLFGKDFNYRQNLDFRINPKLPSLWDINRYININFSYGVAYSWQNNFQQAELGRSAGYSNRISSGITFRIKSLFAPLFQAAPKTQQPTQPQTRPEGGRGGRRGQRATNVDEKIGSQQEKISKDSVAIADTSQRKKITNEIEDTEKDTLKGPGNLTVALEYLKLGIRWLFFDYDQITINFSQSSSYTGGGLLGEGTGFNNFWGYKQSPLNGPSRLFMLGFSNDIGPRAANGNLSDNYSHKNDIDLKTSRPLWEGAQLDLYWKVGWGVNKSITFRTDSVGNIYSTTVNSTGTIDRSFLTLPSSFIFSFFGNGIKKVSELYDRRSPNPNQSLSDAFVKGFETTSFLSKIPILSKFAKYIPRPNWNFNWSGLEKYEIFSFAKRVSISHTYTSTYSEGWKINPDGFQEIQSQKIDYAFSPLLGITFQFDKLFGGSFQSTIRYTARTSYSLSASTRNITESFSRDINISASYSKSGFELPMFGISLKNDIEISFSYTNGQTSSVIYDMENFKEGGTPQDGKTNITIEPKIRYVMSSRVTMSIFYRRTTIQPQGASRIPPTTTNEAGVDVHIAIQ; the protein is encoded by the coding sequence GATTCAACAGCAAGATTAAAGTATTTTAGAGCAGCAAGAGAAGATTATTATGTAGTACCATTTAGACCCAAAAGACAATCTCCATTTTTTGTCTATCCTTCGTCTGCGACATTAATTAGAACAGTAGAACTTGATTCGACCGGTACAAAAGTTATAATCAAAGAAAAAATTGGTGGTCAGGAAGCTAAAATATTTCTGGAAATGCCTCTTGAAGAATATATTAAATTACGTCTCGATGTAATTACAAGAGATAACTGGGAACAATTAGGATATCAGTACAAACTTAAAGACACAAAAAAAGATTTAAGTCAATTAATAACAGATATTACGAACATAGAAATTCCTTTACCAAGTACATCTTTGTTCAGCATTTTTGGTCCTCCCAAAATTAATATCAAGATTGCAGGAGCTGTTGATATACATGGTGCATGGCGTAACGAAACTACTGAAGGTATAACTACTTCTGCTCTTGGTAACACAAGGAATGAACCTGATTTTAAACAACAAGTACAAATTAATCTTAATGGTACAATAGGAGATAAATTAAATCTTTCTGCAGATTGGAATACCGAAAGAACTTTTCAGTATGAAAATCAACTTAAAATAAAATATACAGGTTACGAAGATGAAATAATTCAAAGTATAGAAGCAGGTAATGTTTCGTTACAGACATCACCACTTGTTGGTGGTAGCGAAGCTCTTTTTGGAATCAAAGCACAAATGAAAATGGGTCCATTTAGTTTAACTGCACTTGCTTCTCAAAAAAAGGGAGAAGTACAGGAAGTAGCTGTGACTGGTGGAGCAAAATCACAACAATTTCAAATTCGTGCATATGATTATTCGCCCAATCATTTTTTCATTCATGAAATTTATGCAGATCCCAGATTGAATGTTTTTAATAATTATTATGGCAATTCAGTTCCAATTGTTATTGACTCAATTCGTGTGAAAGATATTGAAGTATGGAAAACAATAACTGGACTTGTCAATCCAAACGAAAGAAAAGGCAATGCATATATAGATTTACCTCGAAGAACAAAGAATCAACGATATGATAATTTAAGAAATACAGATGAACAAACTGTGCCCGGCATTAAGGAAATTGATAGACGATGGATTTTGCTTCAACAGGATGTTGATTATGTTATTCATAAAGAAACTGGTTTTATCAGCTTTAAGACCCAAATTCAAGATCAGGATGCTATTGCAGTTGCATATAGAATTGAAGGTCCAACTTCTTCTCCTGATGATGATATTTATTATGGTGAATTTATTCAGGATGTAGCTGCAGATTCAAGTGCAAGAATTGTACTGAAATTAATTAAACCACCAAACTTACAACCACAATTTAAAAAAGCCTGGAAATTACAACTGAGAAATATTTATCCAATTGGTGGAAGAGATGTTAAAGAAGAAGGTTTTACTCTGGATATTAGATATCAGTTTGAAGGGAGTGAACCACAAAGCGATTATTCTGGTATTAAATTAATCCAGGCTTTTGGCTTGGATAATACAGACAAAAGTGGAACTGGAGGACCAGATGGTGCTTTCGACTTTTTACCAGGTAGAACAATTTTCCCTCAGACTGGTGAAATAGTTTTTCCTGTCCTTGAACCTTTTGGAAGAGATTTCCCTAAAAACTTACCTGATTCATTGAAGTATCAGGCTGTATATGATACTACAGTTACATTTGCAAAGCAGGATAGAGCTAAAGATAAATTTATAATAACCGGTGAATATTCAGCAGCTGTTACTTCATCTTATAATATTGGTTTTAATGTTGTAGAAAATTCAGTAAAAGTAATCTTAAATGGGAATCAACTAAAAGAAGGGATCGATTACACAGTAGATTATAACATTGGACAGGTAATAATTAGAAAACCTGAAGCACTTGTACCGGGAGCAGACTTAAGAATTACTTACGAACAAAATGATTTATTCCAACTTGCATCTAAAACTCTTGTTGGTTTGCGTGGTCTTTATGAATTTAATCGCGAAACTACTCTTGGTTTCTCATTCTTTAATTTAAATCAACAAACACTTAGTGATAAAGTTCGAATTGGAGAAGAACCACTAAATAATTCGATGTTTGGAATAGATTTTAAAACTAATATGCAATTACCTTTTCTTACCAAAGCACTCGATAAAGTAATTTCTACGAGTGCCGCATCATCACTGAATTTAAATGCTGAATATGCTTATATAAGTCCAGATCCCAATACAAAGAAAAGTACAATAGAAAGTGACGAAGGCAAGAGCATCGCTTATATCGATGACTTTGAAGGTGCTAAAAGAACTATACCACTTGGAATGCAATATGGTTCTTGGAAAGATATTAGCGTACCTGTAAATATTCCTTATCTCGAAGGTATGTCGGAATTGCAAAAAATAAATTATAAAGCAAAAGCTTATTGGTTTAATCGACTTCCTTCTGATGTAACAATTAGAGATTTATATGGAGATAGAAAACAAGCACCTCCAGATCAAAATCTTATTACTGCACTCGATTTAGTTTATTTACCAGATCAACCAGGTTATTATAACTGGTATCCTGATTTAAGCGATACAAAAAAGAACTGGGCTGGAATAATGAAAGTTCTTTCTTCAACAGCAAATAATCTAATTGAAGAAAATATTCAATTCATCGAATTCTGGCTAAAAGTTGAAAATGCTCCTCCAGATTTGAAATTAAATATTGATTTAGGACAGATTAGCGAAGATGTTATTCCTAATGGAAAGCTTGATACCGAAGACAAAAATTTTAATGATCTTGTAGATCAGGGTGAAGATACTGGTATGGATGGACTTAAAGACAGCGAAGAGCCAGGATATGATGCAATTAATAATCCAGATCCAAGTCACGATAATTATGATTTTAAATTAACAGCTAATGCAGATTATTCAAAAATAAATGGAACAGAAGGGAATGCAGTATCGATTGATTTAGGAAGATTGCCAGACACAGAAGATCTTAATCACAATTTTACACTGGATAAAGTAAATAGTTATTTTCATTATGAAGTCCCTGTTGATACAAATAAACAGGTTAATCCATTTGTTCAGGGAGGTGGTGGTAACTCTGGTTGGTATCTTTTTAGAGTGCCATTAAAAGATTTTATAAAAAAAGTAGGTGATCCAAGCTTTTCTGTAGTTGAATTTATAAGATTCTGGATTTCGGGTTCAAATCAGCCTGTACATTTAAGATTTGCAGAAATGAATCTTGTTGGTAACCAATGGCAAAAAGTTCTCGATCCTCCAACAAGCACTAAAATCAATAAAGTAACAATTGACGATACAGTCCTTACTGTTTCAGTTGTTAATATTGAAGATAATCCTGAATATCATTCACCACCTGGAGTTCATCGAGAAAGAGATCGAAGTCAACCAGATTATCAGATTTATAAAAATGAACAATCACTTGAACTTATACTCAAAAACCTTGAAGATGGCGATAAGAGAGAAGTAGTGCGTTACTTATATAAACCACTTGATGTTTTTAATTATAAACAGATGAAACTTTTTGTTCATACAGATGAAAATGTTTTTCCAGGAAGTGTTTCATACTATAAAGATAATAATGATTATGCAGCAGAAGTTTATATTAGATTTGGTTCAGATACATCGAATTTTTATGAATATCGGCAACCATTAAGACCGAGTGAAAAACCTGAATATCGTAACTGGAACGAAGTTAAAATTGTTTTTTCTGAACTAACTGCAATTAAACAACGCAGAGATACATCTCAATTAAAACAATTGTATACTGTTCCGGTTGAAGGAAAAGAAGGACATACTTATGGTATAAGAGGTAATCCTTCTTTAACAAGAATTACATTCTTTATTATTGGAATTATTAATCCAAGTAATAAAGGAACACCTGGACAAAAAATTTCTGGAACGGTCTGGATTAATGAACTTCGAGTTCTTGAAGCTGATGATACACCAGGATGGGCTTATAATGCATCTGGTTCATTAGCTTTTGCTGATTTGATGAGAGTTAATTTTAATATCAGCAGATCAAATCCGTTTTTTCATAGATTAAATGATCGATTTGGAACTCGAGATGAAAAACTTAGCTGGGGTTTATCTGTTGATCTTGATTTGTTGAAACTTATTCCATTAAATCTTGCCGGTAGTAATTTTAGAATTTCGTATTCCCGTAATGAACAAACTATCGATCCATTATTTAAACCAGGTACAGATATAAAAGTAACCGAAGCTCAAAATCAATTAAGAAAATTTTTAACCGAAAATAATTATGATCCAGCTTTCATTGAAGATTCAGTACAAAGTATTAAAAGAGAAGCTCAAACACTTAATTTTAGTGAAACCTGGGCAATACCAAATGTTAGAATTAAAATACCTACAGAAAAATGGTATATCAGAGACATAATTAATAACCTGACTTTCGGATTTAATTATAATAGAACTTCTGGTAGTTCTCCTACTGTACTTCAAAGTAACGGATGGGTATGGAATGCAAGTATTGGTTATTCTGTGAATTTAAGTAGAGATCTTTATTTCAAACCAGTTGATATCCCATTAATTGGTGATATTGTTGATTTATTTAAAGACTACAGAGATGTGAAAGTATATTTCTTACCACAATCATTCAATGCTTCAATTAATGCACAGCGAAGAAGAAATTTTATTCTTAACAGAACTCTTGCTAATAAACCAAATATTCAAAGAGATTTTACTGCTTCGAGAAGTGCTGGATTTAATTGGAGTATAACAGAAGGCGGTTTACTTAATTTATCTTTAGCATATAACTTTGATGTTCAATCAACTTTAACTTATTTATGGGTTGTAGATGAAGTTGAAAGAAATGAAAGCGATATCTGGCGAGATATATTTAGAAAAAATCTTTTTGGAAAGGACTTTAATTATCGACAAAACTTAGATTTCAGAATTAATCCAAAACTTCCTTCGTTGTGGGATATTAATCGATATATTAATATTAATTTTTCTTATGGTGTAGCATATAGCTGGCAAAATAATTTTCAACAGGCAGAACTTGGAAGAAGTGCAGGTTACTCAAATAGAATTTCAAGTGGAATTACTTTTAGAATAAAATCATTATTTGCTCCTTTGTTTCAAGCAGCTCCAAAAACTCAGCAACCAACTCAACCACAAACAAGACCTGAAGGCGGAAGGGGTGGAAGAAGAGGTCAAAGAGCTACTAATGTAGACGAAAAAATTGGAAGTCAGCAAGAAAAAATTTCTAAAGACAGTGTTGCTATTGCAGATACTTCTCAAAGAAAAAAAATTACAAATGAAATCGAAGATACAGAAAAAGATACACTTAAAGGTCCAGGTAATTTGACTGTTGCACTCGAATATCTTAAACTCGGAATTAGATGGTTATTCTTTGATTATGATCAAATAACTATAAATTTCTCCCAATCAAGTAGTTATACTGGTGGTGGACTTTTAGGTGAAGGTACAGGTTTTAATAATTTCTGGGGTTATAAACAATCTCCATTAAATGGTCCTTCCAGATTGTTTATGCTTGGATTTTCTAACGATATTGGTCCTCGTGCTGCAAATGGAAATTTATCCGATAATTATTCTCATAAAAATGATATTGATTTAAAAACTTCACGACCATTATGGGAAGGTGCTCAACTTGATTTGTACTGGAAAGTAGGCTGGGGAGTAAATAAATCAATTACATTCAGAACTGATTCTGTTGGAAATATTTATTCGACAACTGTTAATTCAACTGGTACTATCGATCGATCTTTCTTAACATTACCATCTTCATTTATTTTCTCTTTCTTTGGAAATGGAATAAAAAAAGTAAGTGAATTGTATGACAGGAGATCACCAAATCCAAATCAAAGTTTATCAGATGCTTTTGTAAAAGGTTTCGAGACTACATCATTTTTATCAAAAATCCCGATTCTTTCAAAATTTGCTAAATATATTCCAAGACCAAACTGGAACTTTAACTGGTCTGGTCTGGAGAAATATGAAATCTTTTCTTTCGCAAAAAGAGTATCGATAAGTCACACGTATACATCTACATATAGTGAAGGCTGGAAAATTAATCCCGATGGATTTCAGGAAATTCAATCTCAAAAAATTGATTATGCATTTTCTCCTCTGCTGGGAATTACATTTCAATTCGATAAATTATTTGGTGGTTCATTTCAAAGTACTATTAGATATACTGCAAGAACATCTTATAGTTTGAGTGCTTCAACAAGAAATATTACAGAAAGTTTTTCGAGAGATATTAATATATCTGCAAGTTATTCGAAAAGTGGATTTGAACTTCCAATGTTTGGAATTTCATTAAAGAACGATATTGAAATTTCATTTTCTTACACAAATGGTCAAACTTCAAGTGTAATTTATGATATGGAAAATTTCAAAGAAGGGGGAACTCCACAGGATGGTAAAACCAATATTACGATTGAACCAAAAATAAGATATGTAATGAGTTCACGTGTTACAATGTCAATTTTTTATAGAAGAACTACAATTCAACCACAAGGAGCATCAAGAATTCCACCAACAACTACGAACGAAGCAGGTGTTGATGTTCATATAGCTATTCAGTAA
- a CDS encoding bifunctional response regulator/alkaline phosphatase family protein: MKKNKILWVDDEIELLRSHIIFLNEKGYEVDTVTNGEDAIDEVKSKQYDLIFLDEMMAGLGGLETLARIKEINPDIPVVMITKSEEESLMHEAIGSKISDYLIKPIVPSQVLMVCKKILESKKISSEYVARDYMSDFNEISRRLLLNPDYSDWIEIYQKLVYWDLEFDIHPEIDFRQTLIDQKRECNQEFSKYVEVEYKNWIENLNDENNPTLTVSVLNKFILPYLKNEAGPFFLFVIDCLRLDQWLVMEKHLKDYFNIKRDYYISILPTATPYARNSLFAGLFPSEIEKYYPNLWSSSPEDDENTMNKYEKELLQLYLDRKKIKLNNELKYIKIIDPEYGRSFEQNVLSFKNNHFIAVVINFLDMIAHGRSDSQILKEIAPDESAYRSLTNSWFQHSYLLNAFKLISKIPGAKIFVTTDHGSIRTLRGAKVLGDREASTNLRFKFGRNLKVDDKHALFIKNPLEYKLPKRGVAISYIIAKEDYYFVYPTEYHKYLSYYKDSFQHGGISLEEMILPVVTMESKY, encoded by the coding sequence ATGAAGAAAAACAAAATACTCTGGGTAGACGACGAGATAGAGCTTCTTCGCTCGCATATAATTTTTTTGAATGAAAAAGGTTATGAAGTCGATACTGTAACTAATGGCGAGGATGCTATAGACGAAGTTAAGTCGAAACAATACGATCTTATTTTTCTTGATGAAATGATGGCTGGATTAGGTGGACTCGAAACTCTTGCACGTATAAAAGAAATTAATCCCGATATTCCAGTTGTTATGATTACCAAAAGTGAAGAAGAATCTTTAATGCACGAAGCTATTGGAAGTAAAATTAGTGATTACTTGATTAAACCTATTGTTCCTTCACAAGTATTAATGGTTTGTAAAAAAATTCTGGAAAGCAAAAAAATTTCGAGTGAATATGTTGCAAGAGATTATATGAGTGATTTTAATGAAATTTCCAGAAGATTATTATTGAATCCAGACTACAGTGATTGGATTGAAATTTATCAAAAATTAGTTTACTGGGATCTTGAATTTGATATTCATCCAGAAATTGATTTTCGCCAGACTTTAATTGATCAGAAACGTGAATGCAATCAGGAATTTTCAAAATATGTTGAAGTTGAATATAAAAACTGGATTGAAAATCTTAACGACGAAAATAATCCCACATTGACAGTTTCTGTTCTCAATAAATTTATTTTACCTTATTTAAAAAATGAGGCAGGACCATTCTTTTTATTTGTAATTGATTGTCTTAGGTTAGATCAGTGGCTGGTAATGGAAAAACATTTGAAAGACTATTTTAATATAAAAAGAGATTACTACATTTCAATACTTCCAACCGCAACACCATATGCAAGAAATTCATTGTTTGCAGGTTTATTTCCATCAGAGATAGAAAAATATTATCCTAACCTATGGAGCTCATCACCAGAAGATGATGAAAACACAATGAATAAATATGAGAAAGAATTATTACAACTTTATTTAGATAGAAAGAAGATTAAACTAAATAATGAATTAAAGTATATTAAAATTATTGATCCTGAATATGGTCGTTCTTTTGAACAAAACGTATTATCATTTAAGAATAATCACTTTATAGCTGTTGTTATCAATTTTCTTGATATGATTGCTCATGGTAGATCAGATTCACAAATTCTTAAAGAAATTGCTCCAGATGAATCAGCTTATCGTTCGTTAACAAATAGCTGGTTTCAACATTCTTATCTTTTAAATGCATTTAAATTAATCTCAAAAATTCCTGGAGCTAAAATTTTTGTAACAACAGATCACGGTAGCATACGAACTCTTAGAGGTGCTAAAGTTCTTGGCGATCGAGAAGCTTCGACAAATCTTCGGTTTAAATTTGGTCGTAATCTTAAAGTGGATGATAAACATGCTTTGTTTATTAAGAATCCACTGGAATATAAATTACCTAAACGTGGAGTTGCGATAAGTTATATAATTGCAAAAGAAGATTATTATTTTGTTTATCCTACCGAATATCATAAATACTTGAGTTATTATAAAGATAGCTTCCAGCATGGTGGTATTTCACTCGAAGAAATGATCTTGCCAGTTGTTACTATGGAGAGTAAATACTAA
- the tsaE gene encoding tRNA (adenosine(37)-N6)-threonylcarbamoyltransferase complex ATPase subunit type 1 TsaE gives MEFPYELIVKSESETIELVKKLTDIIKEGDVVALNGELGTGKTFFVKAFCSFFGIENVSSPSFTIVNEYMGQKKIYHFDFYRIKKITELYDLGFEDYLIEKDAIIFIEWANLWKEILPEHFYEINFEFLNDNSRLISIKKYE, from the coding sequence ATGGAATTCCCATATGAATTAATTGTTAAATCAGAATCTGAAACAATTGAACTTGTAAAAAAATTAACAGATATAATAAAAGAAGGTGATGTTGTTGCTTTAAATGGAGAGCTTGGAACAGGCAAAACTTTTTTTGTTAAAGCATTTTGTAGTTTTTTTGGAATTGAAAATGTATCAAGTCCCAGCTTTACAATAGTAAATGAATACATGGGGCAAAAGAAAATTTATCATTTCGATTTTTATCGTATAAAAAAAATTACAGAACTATATGATCTTGGTTTTGAAGATTATTTAATTGAGAAAGATGCTATCATATTTATCGAATGGGCAAATTTATGGAAAGAAATATTGCCCGAGCATTTTTATGAAATAAATTTTGAATTTCTAAATGATAATTCACGACTAATATCTATAAAAAAATATGAATAA
- the tsaB gene encoding tRNA (adenosine(37)-N6)-threonylcarbamoyltransferase complex dimerization subunit type 1 TsaB, which translates to MNKIFPILAIETSGDLCSVAAMMDEKCFFEININQKHIHSEKIIDMIDYVISISKTELKNFSQIAVSIGPGSFTGLRIGLSVAKGLALGSNLPIVPVPSIDALALEISDFLINKKFGILKSASLEDLYYATFESQNKFYKKLDDASLIKKESLEEKIKGFDIIFADKEFVSNVRIISGPRAIYIAKWSYLFGQELLTYDYDYLEPYYLKQFKVRGNE; encoded by the coding sequence ATGAATAAAATTTTTCCTATACTTGCAATCGAAACTTCGGGAGATTTATGCAGTGTTGCAGCAATGATGGATGAAAAATGTTTTTTTGAAATAAATATCAATCAAAAACATATTCATTCAGAAAAAATTATTGATATGATAGATTATGTCATATCAATTTCAAAAACAGAACTGAAAAACTTTTCACAAATAGCTGTTTCAATTGGACCTGGTTCTTTTACTGGATTGAGAATAGGATTATCTGTTGCAAAAGGTCTTGCTCTTGGTAGTAATTTACCAATAGTTCCAGTTCCATCAATTGATGCTCTGGCTCTGGAAATTTCTGATTTTTTAATCAATAAAAAATTCGGGATCTTAAAATCTGCAAGCTTAGAAGATTTATATTATGCAACATTTGAATCTCAAAATAAATTTTATAAAAAACTTGATGATGCATCATTAATTAAGAAAGAAAGTTTAGAAGAAAAAATAAAAGGATTTGATATTATATTTGCAGATAAAGAATTTGTATCGAATGTAAGAATAATTTCAGGACCACGTGCAATATACATTGCTAAATGGTCTTATTTATTTGGTCAAGAATTATTAACTTATGATTATGATTATTTAGAACCTTATTACTTAAAACAATTTAAGGTAAGAGGAAATGAATAA